The Xenopus tropicalis strain Nigerian chromosome 2, UCB_Xtro_10.0, whole genome shotgun sequence genome window below encodes:
- the alg11 gene encoding GDP-Man:Man(3)GlcNAc(2)-PP-Dol alpha-1,2-mannosyltransferase, with protein sequence MAGILCLCGMMRLLTALFIPVLIASIGLCLVLVLLFICTRLWIQRKKKQSVEIGKDGKKKRVVAFFHPYCNAGGGGERVLWCALRSLQKRYKDAIYVIYTGDKDVSEEQILNGAAARFNIKLSHPVKFIFLEKRGLVEASFYPRFTLLGQSLGSVVLGWEALTKCVPDIYIDSMGYAFTLPLFKYVGGCQVGCYVHYPTISMDMLSVVRSQNARFNNAAFISNNPVLSRLKLIYYYLFAVIYGWVGSCSDVIMVNSTWTFAHILDLWKCSERTSIVYPPCDVQTFLDINLNQHKDIEEHSIVSIGQFRPEKDHPLQICAFAALLKKKTTEKLKLKLILIGGCRNNEDELRVSELKKLSSELGIPVEFKVNIPFAELKKHLSEATIGLHTMWNEHFGIGIVECMAAGTIILAHNSGGPKLDIVVPYEEHETGFLADSVESYAAAMDYILCLTPEQRLTIRQNARRSVARFSDQEFEANFLASSEPLFM encoded by the exons ATGGCAGGGATTCTGTGCTTATGTGGGATGATGCG ACTGTTGACTGCCTTGTTCATCCCAGTACTGATTGCCAGCATTGGTTTGTGCCTCGTCTTGGTGTTGCTCTTTATTTGCACTCGATTGTGGATTCAGCGAAAGAAAAAGCAGAGCGTGGAAATAGGAAAAGATGGGAAAAAGAAAAGAGTGGTGGCGTTTTTTCACCCATACTGCAATGCTGGAGGTGGAGGAGAGAGAGTACTGTGGTGTGCACTGAGATCTCTGCAAAAGAG GTACAAAGATGCGATCTATGTCATTTATACCGGTGACAAAGATGTGTCTGAGGAACAGATCCTTAATGGCGCAGCTGCAAGGTTTAACATCAAGCTGTCCCACCCTGTAAAGTTCATCTTCCTGGAAAAGCGAGGACTTGTGGAAGCGAGTTTTTATCCCCGTTTTACTTTGCTGGGCCAGAGTCTGGGCTCTGTTGTTTTAGGCTGGGAAGCTCTTACAAAGTGTGTGCCAGATATTTACATTGATTCTATGGGCTATGCATTTACATTGCCTCTTTTCAAGTATGTCGGAGGATGCCAAGTTGGCTGCTATGTGCATTACCCTACTATCAGCATGGATATGCTGTCTGTTGTGCGCAGCCAGAACGCGAGATTCAACAATGCTGCTTTCATCTCTAACAATCCTGTTCTGAGCAGGCTcaaactgatttattattacctGTTTGCAGTAATCTATGGATGGGTTGGTTCATGTAGTGACGTCATCATGGTTAACTCAACATGGACTTTCGCCCACATCCTTGATCTTTGGAAGTGTAGTGAGCGTACCAGCATCGTTTATCCCCCTTGTGATGTTCAGACATTTTTAGATATTAATTTGAATCAGCACAAAGACATAGAGGAGCATTCCATTGTTTCTATTGGGCAGTTTAGGCCCGAGAAGGACCACCCTTTGCAAATATGCGCGTTTGCAGCCTTACTTAAAAAGAAAACCACTGAAAAACTTAAGCTGAAACTTATCCTAATTGGGGGATGTCGAAACAATGAAGATGAACTACGTGTATCAGAACTGAAAAAACTCAGCTCTGAACTCGGAATTCCTGTGGAGTTCAAAGTAAACATTCCGTTTGCAGAACTAAAGAAACATTTGAGTGAAGCTACCATTGGCTTGCACACCATGTGGAACGAGCACTTTGGAATTG GCATAGTTGAGTGCATGGCAGCTGGTACCATAATTCTGGCTCATAACTCTGGAGGCCCAAAACTGGATATTGTGGTGCCTTATGAAGAACATGAGACTGGCTTCTTGGCAGATAGCGTGGAGAGCTATGCAGCAGCAATGGATTATATTCTGTGTCTGACACCAGAACAGAGGCTAACTATAAGGCAAAATGCACGTCGTTCTGTTGCCAGATTTTCAGATCAGGAATTTGAAGCTAATTTCCTAGCCTCTTCAGAGCCACTATTTATGTGA
- the nek5 gene encoding serine/threonine-protein kinase Nek5 isoform X2: MYQSTMDKYDIVRMIGEGAFGKAYLAKGKSDNMQCVIKEINLSKMPTKEKEASHKEVVLLAKMKHPNIVTFFSSIEERNKLYIVMEYCDGGDLMKRVNKQRGVLFEEDQILSWFVQISLGLKHIHDRKVLHRDIKAQNIFLSNNGTLAKLGDFGIARMLNNTMELARTCVGTPYYLSPEICENKPYNNKTDIWSLGCVLYELCALKHPFEASSLRQLVLKICRGRYEPIPTKYSYDLRILVSQLFKISSRDRPSINSILKKPFLEKRINKHLSPELIEEEFSHTVIHRKKPSSNPARYPCKPKQLPVAKVEVAKAERCKIREVNSPKPKVAVQPRREVLPKRNEWKPPSVPQQHAVKYWEPKPDVGGRAAVAKIQGQYDHYFAQLNNIQRRGYEQMPNNVPHVNQRVEDYYKQRAMQHQNQLPADYLLRRQEAQLYKLKVEKQMGLRPSSADHFYKPASRPALSPEVQMNRLPQKQQIRNNENREQEYLKQLELIRQQYHNDVRGNKAKAGLQQEAPRLVEGTYLVQQGGHKLEGPCVQPDSKEPAEEIQCLNQILKQNREERRELEKKYKIKGGVKFEINLDGPTADEGTNQEEEENDHLNDTLTFEHGKKLEGTNWHRVCNDHRGNSEDGKSAEDDVSFDHKAMEQRKQWAPGAPQTLLRFLGDADFTSACSTLADGQSAGELPGNRKQWNHVAPGTLLRALAETDVKEDVCDGTLKPWLPERPDSEADISSDDDLDEERLEPRSDDDDTNFEESEDELREEVMESMERVLIPSDQVDDADVKKTNAPKAALHKAANPSIEIDSIEGPNPEDHSAAEENPDNREKQSLKMENLGEAQDQTSREETVEHKEIHSLEKDTVGQIENQIQVEVKLEQIEDQLQVAERETETENKSSGERKVAEAANPADVPTAPSSVFINEAPPSSNICSV, translated from the exons ATGTACCAAAGCACAATGGACAAGTATGACATTGTACGGATGATTGGGGAAGGAGCATTTGGAAAAGCGTATCTGGCAAAGGGAAAGTCTGATAACATGCAGTGTGTAATCAAAGAGATCAACTTGTCAAAG ATGCCAACGAAAGAGAAAGAAGCTTCTCACAAGGAAGTGGTTCTGCTTGCCAAGATGAAGCACCCCAATATTGTCACCTTCTTTTCTTCTATTGAAG AAAGAAATAAGCTGTATATCGTGATGGAGTACTGTGATGGTGGGGATTTGATGAAGAGAGTAAACAAACAGAGAGGAGTGCTCTTTGAGGAAGATCAG ATCCTCAGCTGGTTTGTGCAGATTTCATTGGGACTGAAACACATTCATGATCGGAAAGTCCTGCACCGAGACATCAAAGCACAG AACATTTTCCTTTCCAATAATGGAACACTGGCAAAACTGGGAGACTTTGGCATAGCAAGAATGCTGAACAA CACAATGGAACTGGCGCGTACCTGTGTGGGAACTCCATATTACCTCTCTCCTGAAATCTGTGAGAATAAGCCATATAACAACAAAAC GGATATTTGGTCGTTAGGATGTGTGCTGTATGAGTTATGTGCCCTTAAGCATCCG TTTGAAGCTAGCAGCCTGCGCCAACTGGTGCTGAAGATCTGTAGAGGCCGATATGAGCCAATCCCGACTAAGTATTCCTATGACTTGAGGATTCTGGTGTCTCAGCTTTTCAAAATATCCTCTCGGGACCGACCTTCCATCAACTCCATCTTAAAGAAACCGTTTCTAGAGAAACGTATTAACAAACACCTGAGTCCAGAG CTCATTGAAGAGGAGTTCAGCCATACTGTCATACACAGGAAAAAACCATCATCAAATCCAGCCAGATATCCTTGTAAACCTAAACAATTACCTG TTGCCAAAGTTGAAGTTGCAAAAGCTGAGAGATGCAAAATCCGTGAAGTCAACTCTCCCAAGCCTAAAGTAGCTGTGCAACCTAGGAGGGAAGTCTTACCtaagaggaatgaatggaaacCTCCTTCTGTTCCACAGCAACATGCAGTCAAG TATTGGGAACCAAAGCCAGATGTTGGCGGACGGGCAGCAGTGGCCAAGATCCAGGGGCAGTATGATCACTACTTTGCCCAGCTaaacaacatacagagaagagGCTATGAGCAGATGCCTAATAATGTGCCCCACGTCAACCAAAGAGTCGAGGATTATTACAAACAGAGAGCCATGCAACATCAAAACCAgct GCCTGCCGATTACTTACTGAGGAGACAGGAGGCCCAGCTGTATAAGTTAAAGGTTGAAAAGCAAATG GGCCTGCGTCCATCCTCAGCCGACCACTTCTATAAACCAGCATCGAGACCAGCACTTTCTCCTGAGGTGCAGATGAACAGACTTCCACAGAAACAGCAGATTAGGAATAATGAGAATAGGGAACAA GAGTATCTCAAGCAGCTGGAGCTCATTCGGCAGCAGTATCACAATGACGTGAGGGGAAATAAAGCCAAAGCAGGGCTACAGCag GAAGCTCCGAGACTTGTAGAAGGGACTTACCTGGTACAGCAAGGAGGCCACAAATTGGAAGGACCCTGTGTTCAGCCTGACAGTAAAGAGCCGGCCGAG GAGATTCAATGTTTAAATCAAATATTAAAGCAAAACAGAGAGGAACGAAGAGAACtggaaaagaaatataaaattaaG GGTGGAGTTAAGTTTGAGATTAATTTGGATGGGCCTACAGCAGACGAGGGCACAAATCAAGAGGAAGAG GAGAATGACCACCTGAATGATACTTTGACATTTGAGCATGGGAAAAAACTAGAGGGCACCAACTGGCATAGAGTGTGCAACGATCACAGAGGAAACAGTGAAGATGGGAAATCAG CTGAAGATGATGTCAGTTTTGATCACAAAGCAATGGAACAGAGGAAGCAGTGGGCCCCAGGAGCACCCCAAACACTTCTGCGTTTTCTGGGGGATGCTGACTTCACTTCTGCATGCAGTACCTTGGCTGATGGGCAGAGTG CTGGAGAATTGCCGGGGAACAGGAAGCAGTGGAACCACGTGGCACCTGGAACATTACTGAGAGCCTTGGCAGAAACCGACGTAAAAGAAGATGTGTGTG ATGGGACGCTGAAACCATGGCTACCAGAAAGGCCGGACTCTGAAGCTGATATAAGTTCAGATGATGATTTGGATGAAGAGAGACTTGAACCAAGATCTGATGATGATGATAC caattTTGAGGAATCTGAAGATGAACTCAGAGAAGAAGTCATGGAGTCCATGGAAAGAGTTTTAATTCCAAGTGATCAAGTAGATGATGctgatgtgaaaaaaacaaatgcacCAAAAGCAGCCCTACATAAAGCAGCTAATCCTTCCATAGAGATTGACTCAATAGAGGGTCCAAATCCAGAAGATCATTCAGCAGCGGAAGAGAATCCAGATAATAGAGAAAAGCAGTCTCTCAAGATGGAGAACCTTGGTGAGGCACAAGACCAGACTTCAAGAGAAGAGACTGTAGAGCACAAAGAAATCCATTCTCTAGAAAAAGATACTGTTGGGCAGATAGAAAATCAAATTCAAGTAGAAGTGAAACTGGAACAGatagaagaccaactgcaagtagCTGAGAGGGAAACGGAGACAGAAAACAAGTCTTCTGGAGAAAGGAAAGTAGCCGAGGCAGCAAATCCTGCTGATGTCCCTACTGCACCCAGCAGTGTCTTTATAAATGAAGCTCCTCCATCATCTAATATCTGTTCTGTATAG
- the nek5 gene encoding serine/threonine-protein kinase Nek5 isoform X1 translates to MYQSTMDKYDIVRMIGEGAFGKAYLAKGKSDNMQCVIKEINLSKMPTKEKEASHKEVVLLAKMKHPNIVTFFSSIEERNKLYIVMEYCDGGDLMKRVNKQRGVLFEEDQILSWFVQISLGLKHIHDRKVLHRDIKAQNIFLSNNGTLAKLGDFGIARMLNNTMELARTCVGTPYYLSPEICENKPYNNKTDIWSLGCVLYELCALKHPFEASSLRQLVLKICRGRYEPIPTKYSYDLRILVSQLFKISSRDRPSINSILKKPFLEKRINKHLSPELIEEEFSHTVIHRKKPSSNPARYPCKPKQLPVAKVEVAKAERCKIREVNSPKPKVAVQPRREVLPKRNEWKPPSVPQQHAVKKYWEPKPDVGGRAAVAKIQGQYDHYFAQLNNIQRRGYEQMPNNVPHVNQRVEDYYKQRAMQHQNQLPADYLLRRQEAQLYKLKVEKQMGLRPSSADHFYKPASRPALSPEVQMNRLPQKQQIRNNENREQEYLKQLELIRQQYHNDVRGNKAKAGLQQEAPRLVEGTYLVQQGGHKLEGPCVQPDSKEPAEEIQCLNQILKQNREERRELEKKYKIKGGVKFEINLDGPTADEGTNQEEEENDHLNDTLTFEHGKKLEGTNWHRVCNDHRGNSEDGKSAEDDVSFDHKAMEQRKQWAPGAPQTLLRFLGDADFTSACSTLADGQSAGELPGNRKQWNHVAPGTLLRALAETDVKEDVCDGTLKPWLPERPDSEADISSDDDLDEERLEPRSDDDDTNFEESEDELREEVMESMERVLIPSDQVDDADVKKTNAPKAALHKAANPSIEIDSIEGPNPEDHSAAEENPDNREKQSLKMENLGEAQDQTSREETVEHKEIHSLEKDTVGQIENQIQVEVKLEQIEDQLQVAERETETENKSSGERKVAEAANPADVPTAPSSVFINEAPPSSNICSV, encoded by the exons ATGTACCAAAGCACAATGGACAAGTATGACATTGTACGGATGATTGGGGAAGGAGCATTTGGAAAAGCGTATCTGGCAAAGGGAAAGTCTGATAACATGCAGTGTGTAATCAAAGAGATCAACTTGTCAAAG ATGCCAACGAAAGAGAAAGAAGCTTCTCACAAGGAAGTGGTTCTGCTTGCCAAGATGAAGCACCCCAATATTGTCACCTTCTTTTCTTCTATTGAAG AAAGAAATAAGCTGTATATCGTGATGGAGTACTGTGATGGTGGGGATTTGATGAAGAGAGTAAACAAACAGAGAGGAGTGCTCTTTGAGGAAGATCAG ATCCTCAGCTGGTTTGTGCAGATTTCATTGGGACTGAAACACATTCATGATCGGAAAGTCCTGCACCGAGACATCAAAGCACAG AACATTTTCCTTTCCAATAATGGAACACTGGCAAAACTGGGAGACTTTGGCATAGCAAGAATGCTGAACAA CACAATGGAACTGGCGCGTACCTGTGTGGGAACTCCATATTACCTCTCTCCTGAAATCTGTGAGAATAAGCCATATAACAACAAAAC GGATATTTGGTCGTTAGGATGTGTGCTGTATGAGTTATGTGCCCTTAAGCATCCG TTTGAAGCTAGCAGCCTGCGCCAACTGGTGCTGAAGATCTGTAGAGGCCGATATGAGCCAATCCCGACTAAGTATTCCTATGACTTGAGGATTCTGGTGTCTCAGCTTTTCAAAATATCCTCTCGGGACCGACCTTCCATCAACTCCATCTTAAAGAAACCGTTTCTAGAGAAACGTATTAACAAACACCTGAGTCCAGAG CTCATTGAAGAGGAGTTCAGCCATACTGTCATACACAGGAAAAAACCATCATCAAATCCAGCCAGATATCCTTGTAAACCTAAACAATTACCTG TTGCCAAAGTTGAAGTTGCAAAAGCTGAGAGATGCAAAATCCGTGAAGTCAACTCTCCCAAGCCTAAAGTAGCTGTGCAACCTAGGAGGGAAGTCTTACCtaagaggaatgaatggaaacCTCCTTCTGTTCCACAGCAACATGCAGTCAAG AAGTATTGGGAACCAAAGCCAGATGTTGGCGGACGGGCAGCAGTGGCCAAGATCCAGGGGCAGTATGATCACTACTTTGCCCAGCTaaacaacatacagagaagagGCTATGAGCAGATGCCTAATAATGTGCCCCACGTCAACCAAAGAGTCGAGGATTATTACAAACAGAGAGCCATGCAACATCAAAACCAgct GCCTGCCGATTACTTACTGAGGAGACAGGAGGCCCAGCTGTATAAGTTAAAGGTTGAAAAGCAAATG GGCCTGCGTCCATCCTCAGCCGACCACTTCTATAAACCAGCATCGAGACCAGCACTTTCTCCTGAGGTGCAGATGAACAGACTTCCACAGAAACAGCAGATTAGGAATAATGAGAATAGGGAACAA GAGTATCTCAAGCAGCTGGAGCTCATTCGGCAGCAGTATCACAATGACGTGAGGGGAAATAAAGCCAAAGCAGGGCTACAGCag GAAGCTCCGAGACTTGTAGAAGGGACTTACCTGGTACAGCAAGGAGGCCACAAATTGGAAGGACCCTGTGTTCAGCCTGACAGTAAAGAGCCGGCCGAG GAGATTCAATGTTTAAATCAAATATTAAAGCAAAACAGAGAGGAACGAAGAGAACtggaaaagaaatataaaattaaG GGTGGAGTTAAGTTTGAGATTAATTTGGATGGGCCTACAGCAGACGAGGGCACAAATCAAGAGGAAGAG GAGAATGACCACCTGAATGATACTTTGACATTTGAGCATGGGAAAAAACTAGAGGGCACCAACTGGCATAGAGTGTGCAACGATCACAGAGGAAACAGTGAAGATGGGAAATCAG CTGAAGATGATGTCAGTTTTGATCACAAAGCAATGGAACAGAGGAAGCAGTGGGCCCCAGGAGCACCCCAAACACTTCTGCGTTTTCTGGGGGATGCTGACTTCACTTCTGCATGCAGTACCTTGGCTGATGGGCAGAGTG CTGGAGAATTGCCGGGGAACAGGAAGCAGTGGAACCACGTGGCACCTGGAACATTACTGAGAGCCTTGGCAGAAACCGACGTAAAAGAAGATGTGTGTG ATGGGACGCTGAAACCATGGCTACCAGAAAGGCCGGACTCTGAAGCTGATATAAGTTCAGATGATGATTTGGATGAAGAGAGACTTGAACCAAGATCTGATGATGATGATAC caattTTGAGGAATCTGAAGATGAACTCAGAGAAGAAGTCATGGAGTCCATGGAAAGAGTTTTAATTCCAAGTGATCAAGTAGATGATGctgatgtgaaaaaaacaaatgcacCAAAAGCAGCCCTACATAAAGCAGCTAATCCTTCCATAGAGATTGACTCAATAGAGGGTCCAAATCCAGAAGATCATTCAGCAGCGGAAGAGAATCCAGATAATAGAGAAAAGCAGTCTCTCAAGATGGAGAACCTTGGTGAGGCACAAGACCAGACTTCAAGAGAAGAGACTGTAGAGCACAAAGAAATCCATTCTCTAGAAAAAGATACTGTTGGGCAGATAGAAAATCAAATTCAAGTAGAAGTGAAACTGGAACAGatagaagaccaactgcaagtagCTGAGAGGGAAACGGAGACAGAAAACAAGTCTTCTGGAGAAAGGAAAGTAGCCGAGGCAGCAAATCCTGCTGATGTCCCTACTGCACCCAGCAGTGTCTTTATAAATGAAGCTCCTCCATCATCTAATATCTGTTCTGTATAG